ACATTCGACATCACGGGTACAGTTGCAGGCTGAAATTCAACAGTTTCCAGAATCTCTTGGAATTCATTCGCCGCCGTCGCCATTAAATGTGAGTGAAACGCCCCAGAGACTTTTAAAGGAATAGCACGTTTGGCTTTAACTTGAGACATGACCGCTTGTACAGCATCAGGAGTACCAGAAATTACCACCTGTGCTGGACTGTTATCATTTGCCAAAACTACATCTGGTGTTGCAGCTATAACTGCATCTAATTGTTCTTTGTCAAAGTTCATTAACGCCGCCATCATCCCACCTGCGGCACTATCCATCAGTTCTGCACGACGTTTGACTAAATGCAATCCTGCCGACCATTCAAAAACCCCAGCGACATAAAGGGCAATATATTCACCCAAACTATGCCCCGCCACTAAATCTGGTTGCTGTCCCCTTTCTCGCATCAAGTCCGCGAGAATACTTTCCACAACGTAAAGACAGGGCTGAGTATAAAGTGTCTGTGCTAACTTTTCTTCTTGGTTTTGGCAGACATCAGTTACAGACCAACCCAAAATTGCCTCCGCTTGGTCAAATTTCTCTTTGGCGGAGGGTATATCTAGTAGATCCATTCCCATTCCCAAAGCTTGGGAACCTTGTCCGGGAAACACCCATACGGTTTTAGTCATTGTCAATAGTCAATAAAGAAGTCAAAAGGCAAAAAGCAAAAGTAAAAATTTTTACTTTTTACTTTTTACTTAATACTTATTTTCCCCATTGGAAGATGGCTGCACCCCAGGTAAGACCTGCGCCAAAGCCGGATGCAGCAATGATGTTGTTAGGTTGAATTTTGCCTTGTTGCACTGCTTCATCTAAGGCGAGAGGAATAGAAGCAGCGGAAGTATTGCCGTAATTTGCCAGATTACTAATAACTTTTTGTTCGGGAATTCCTAGCCGTTGAGCGACAGCATCTAGAATGCGTTGATTGGCTTGATGTAAGATGAGCCAATCTATTTGATCAACAGTAAGATGAGCTTCAAATAAGGCTTTATCAATAATTTCTGGGACTTTCTGCACAGCAAAGCGGTATACTTCTTTGCCGTTCATGGTGATGGGTTGGTAATGGCCTTGAGAAACGTTGATGTTTGGGAGTATTTCTTGAGCAGTAGCTGCATAGCCAAGGTTGAGGTAATGATTTTGCGTACCGTCACTTTTGAGGGCAAATCCTAAGAGGCGATCGCTTTCACTAGCTTGCAAAACTACCGCACCCGCCCCATCACCAAACAAAATACAAGTTCTGCGGTCTTGCCAATCTACCCAACGAGAGAGGATGTCTGCCCCGATCAAAAGTACATTCTGATATACACCTGTTCTGAGGTATTGAGCAGCTGTAACTAGCCCAAACACAAAGCCAGAACAAGCGGCGGTTAAGTCAAACGCTACGGCTTTAGTCGCGCCTAACTCAGCCTGCACTTTACAAGCAGTGCCAAACAAATCATCAGGGGTAGATGTTGCCAGCAAAATCAGATCTATATCAGTGGCTTGAATTCCGGCAGATGCGATCGCTCGACGACCAGCAGCTGCCGCCAATGAACTCAGAGAATCTGACGGTTGTGATACTCGTCGTTGACGAATCCCGGTTCTTGTGGTGATCCACTCATCTGATGTTTCAACCAGCGCTGTTAGTGCCTGGTTGTCGAGGGAAGTTTCCGGAACTGCCGAGCCACTTCCTGTAAATGCTATGCCTAACTTTTGCACTCCTGCTCTCCCAAGCTCTCAGCATTTTGATCATTGCCTCTGGTGTTTTCCTACAACAAAGGACAAATGACGGATGACAACTAACCCATTACTAACCGCTACCACGCTGTAGGATTTCGTATTGGGAATGAAGCCTTTCTAGTACCTGATTATCTACTGCTTCTTTGGCCATCCGTATTGCACTAAAAATTGAAGGTGCTTGTGAACTGCCGTGGCCGATAAAACAAACTCCAGCCACACCTAACAGTAAAGCACCTCCATGCTCCGCATGATCCATGCGCTGCTTAATTCGCTTGAGATTTGGTTTTAACAGTGCTGTGCCAATTTGACCGTGCAATCCTTGGGGTAGTTCTTCCCGTAAAATTTGCAGAATTACGCCTCCCAGAGATTCGGCAAATTTTAGTAAGACATTGCCGACAAAACCATCGCAGACAATCACATCAAATTCGCCAGAAAGTACATCACGCCCTTCAGCATTACCAACAAAATTAATTAAAGAATTATCTCGCAGTAGTTGATGGGCGCGGAGGGCTTGCTCATTACCTTTTGTATCTTCTTCGCCAATATTCAATAACCCGACTTTGGGTGTGTCTGTACCTAATACATACTGGCTATAAATAGAACCCATCATCGCAAACTGCTCTAAAAACTTAGGTCGGCAGTCTACATTGGCACCTACATCTAAAATTAACACTGGCTTGCCAGCCATAATTGTAGGGAAAACTGTACCAATTGCTGGGCGATCAATTCCTGGCAATCTCCCTAAGCGCAGCAATGCTGCTGCCATAGCTGCCCCAGAGTGTCCAGCAGAAAATACAGCATCCGCCTGCTGATTTTTTACCAAATCCATCGCCACATTAATCGAAGCCTTGCGTTTGCGTCTAACCGCATTTAAAGGCTCCTCATCCATCGCGATCGCTTCTTCAGCAGGAACTATCTCCACCCTCTCCAAAGTAGTTTTTGGCGGCATGACAGCTTTAATTTGTTGGGGATCACCTACCAACAAGACTTTCACACCCAATTCTTCACTGGCGCGTAATGCACCAGCAACGATTTCTTTGGGTGCATGATCCCCCCCCATCGCGTCAATTGCTATCCGTGCGCAAGTCGATCCCATTGCTCAGAGCTTCTAGAAACCTTACAAATTTTACCAGATTGGCTTTGTTAAAAAACCTTAACTTTTTGACTGCCAAATTCCCATACTCAGTGCTGAGTCAAGTAAAAACTGCTCAGTACTCCGCATCATTTGTCACTATTGCAACATATTTTGGCGGCAAGCCCAAGATAACACGCGAGAAGTTAAAAGTAAAAAGGTGAGCCAGCGAGGTCTTGGGGGTTTCCCCCATGAGCGACTGGCGTTAGCGTCAGCGTTAGCGACGTTAGGAGCGTCACCCGAAGGGCAAAAGTAAACAGAAAGATACTTTTGCCTTTTTACTTTTAACTTTTGACTTTTTATTGATTGAGTATCCAATCAACTAACATCCTTACGCCGTAGCCTGTGGCACCGGGGCCGTTGTAGCCATTTTCTTTATCTGCCCACACTGGCCCAGCAATATCTATGTGCGCCCAAGGGGTATCTTTAACGAACTGCTTGAGGAATAGGGCAGCGGTAATCGAACCACCAGGACGCGGCCCGGTGTTTTTCATATCCGCAATGCCAGATTTCAAGCCTTCAAAATATTTCTCTTCCATTGGCATTCGCCAAATTTTTTCGCCGGATGTGGCAGCAGCTGTTTCTAACTGCGAAGCTATCGCGTCGTCAGGAGTATATAGACCTGCAATATCTTCACCTAAAGCGATAACGTTGGCACCTGTGAGGGTGGCTAAATCCACGATCGCATCTAAGCCCAATTTATCGGTATATACCAAAGCATCAGCTAAGGTTAAACGCCCTTCAGCATCGGTGTTATTAACTTCGATGGTTTTGCCGTTGGAGGCGGTAAGGATGTCGCCTGGGTGCATAGCGCGACCGCTAATCATGTTTTCGGTAACGGCAGAGATGAAGTGAACTTCGGCATTCGGCTTGAGTTGGGCGATCGCTTTTGCCGCACCCAAGGTTGCAGCTGCACCACCCATATCAATTTTCATGGTTTCGATGCCGCTACCTGCACCTTTAATATTTAGTCCACCAGAGTCAAAGGTTAAACCTTTGCCAATAATGGCGAGTTTCTTTGTCGGTGTGCCTTCTGGTTTGTAGGTGAGATGAATAAATTTGGGTGGTAAGTCAGATGCTAGGGCAACTCCCAAAAAAGCACCCATACCTAACTTTTCACAATCTTCTTTTTCGAGTATTTGTAGTTGTAAACCGTAGTCTTTGGCGATCGCTTGGGCGGTTTCTGCCATTGTAATGGGTGTAACTGCGTTGGCTGGGGCTGCAACCAACTCTCTCGCCAAAATTACTCCAGACACAATTTGATTTGCACGGGTAATCGCGGCTTCTTGTCCCTCGAAACCTAGCAGTTCTACAGTTTCAACCTTTGACCCTTTATCGTCTGGTTCTGATTTAAAGCGAACATCTTGGTACAAAGCTAACTGTACACCTTCAGCGATCGCTTGGGCTGTGGCTACTGGGTCGTTATTCCATAAGGGAAAGCTAAATCCGAGAGTTTTGCTTTTTTGCTTTTTTGCTACTTTAGCCGCCGCCGCCGCCGCCCGCCGCAGACTATCTACTTTCAGCACGTCTGGTTTTCCTAAACCGACTAAAATAATTTTTTTAACTGAACCACCGCCACTGACACGGGTGAAGACAGTACTGTTGGCTTTGGCTGTAAATTCTTCTTCGGCAATGACTTCTTTTAAGATGCCAGCAAACTTTTCATTCAAAGTCGCCAGTTCACCTGTTAACTCTACCGCATCTTCAAATAATCCAATTGCCAAACTATCGCCTGCCCACTCCAGCAGAGGCTGATTACTAAGTTGAATTGCTGCCATGTTGGGATTTTCTTTAAAGATTCCTTCTTGTACCAGTATTGCTCAAAATTTTGAAGTGTGAAGTCGGAAATATGATTTCAAGTGCTGGCTATTGACTGTTGACCATTGACCATTAACAAAGGACAAATGACCATTGACTTTTATAATTGAAACATCCCAACCTTCTGCATGGCATGACTATGACCTCAGCCTTGACTCCAAACCAACGGGCAGAAGTGTTCTATCCTAGTTCCGATGGTGAACCTGTGGCAGAAAGCTATGCCCATCTATGTGTTTTACTGGCGACGCTGGAAGTTTTACGCCAGTATTTAGCAGGACAACAAGCAACAGTCCTTGCCAATCAATTTCTCTACTACGCTCAAGGTTTTCCTAAGTTGCGCGTTGCACCAGATGTGATGATAATTTTTAATGTCGCGCCTGGTGGTCGAGATAATTATAAAGTGTGGGAAGAAGGGGAAGTTCCATCTGTGATTTTTGAGATGACTTCGGCAGGGACAAAAAATCACGATCAGGAATTTAAGAAAATATTGTACGAGCAACTTGGTGTTAAAGAATACTGGCTATTTGATCCTAAAGGTGAATGGGTACAAGAGCAGTTGCAAGGTTATCGGTTGCGGCAAGATAGATATGAATTGATTACAGACAATCGCAGTGAACCTTTAGGGTTGCGGTTGCAAGTAGAAGGAGAACTGATTGGTTTTTACCGAGAAGATACAGGAGAAAAACTGCTTAATCCCACAGAACAGGCGCAAGCACTACGAGAAGCAAAACAAAGGATAGATGCAGAAGCTTTGGCTCGACAGCAAGCTGAACAGCAAGTAGAGCAATTAAAGCAACGTCTCCGAGAACTGGGTATTGATCCTGAGCAAGTTGAACAAGAATAGAGGCGCTAGTACAACAAGGCAAAAGGCAAAAGAAAGAAGTCTGATTATGTAGGCTTTTGAGTAATTTCTCAGGGTCTGTTTATTGACGCTATGATGTACTAGTTTTTGCCTCAGAACTATTAACTATTGATTGAACTTCGGTGATATCAATGCTAAATTTGCTGGCGATCGCACTAATTATTTCTTGCTCTAGTGTGGTAGTTTGCTTGTCAAGTTGAACAATTCTTTGGCATTGAGCTAATAATGGTATCGCAAAATCACGGTTGAGTTGATTGAGTAGTGTATCTAATGGTTGCGGTGATTTGATATTGTTGGCGATCGCACTCAGTGAGTTGGGGCTGAGGTTCAATGCTTGCAGTTCTGGTAAGATTTTCTCCCAGGTTTTTTCGGGATGGCTGGCCAGAATGATATGAACTAAGATTTGATCCATGATTGCTTGTTGAGCGATCGCTGTTTCTAAGTAATTTTCACTTTCTGCTTTGAGGGTTGCCAAAGTTTCTGGCGATGATAGGGAAACGGATTCATCTAGTTTGGCTTCGTAAAATCGACAAGCGGCATACCCTAGAGAATAGCTTAAGGCAGCATTAGAACTAGTGGCGATCGCGGCTCCTGCAAATGGCACATTTCGCAGCAAAGCTAATCCGGCTGCTTTTAACAGTCGATTTCCACCCAAACCCAAACCAAAAATTGTTAAAACCTCGCCTTTCCGCGCTGGATCTTTTAAATCTAGGTTATAAGCCGCCGCAATTTGATACAGCATTTCCGACTGCAATTTCAAGGTTGCGGCTAAATCAACTGCTAATAATGCTGCTGCTACCCCTGGTAAAATACTGCTGGCAAATCCAATCCCCCCAGTTTTCGTTGCTGTTTCTAACATGATGCGGTGAGAAATTTGGCTGGGCGATTCTTGGGGGTGTTGTTGCTTGAGTTTTTTGACTGTGGCTGCGGCTTTTTCTAGGTCAACATTTTCACTAGCACCGATTAACCAATTAAGATTCAAAAATCCTGATAGTTTGCGGATGAGCCAATTTTGATTGAGATAATTGACTACCTCACCAGTGGTTTGAGTTGCTTGTCCAAATAATTGATGCGTTTGTTTTGTTGCGGCTACGCCAAGTCCCCAGGCTGTATCGATAAATGTTTTACCAGTGGTGGCTAAAGAGTCAAATAGGGATAATTTTTCTGTGGCGGATGTTTGATGGGTAATTTCTACTTCTGGTTTTTTTTGGGGTTGTTCTGTCATTGTTTTGCCAGTCGCTCTAGTCTGTTTGTAGCGAAATTTCAAGCGACTTGACATCTCCCAACCAGTACAAGTTTGTTGAGTACTTCAGGGATAACTTGTCTCACCTAGAAACGCATACTTCTCTACGAGAGGCTGCGCCAACGACTGCGTGGTAGTTGTGCGTTGTCGAAACTCAGTAACCAAAGGCGCAGAGAGAACAAGGAGTTTATTTTTGTCGAACTACTTAAGCTCAACCTACTTCCTTAACTTGTAGCTTATAAACCTTGTGTTCCCTAGTTTCTAAAAAGTTATTGTTTTTGAGAATTTCATAGAGATTGATATCTTTTTCTAGCAAACAGGCGTGTCCGCTGTTTGGCAGTACCAAAACTTCCGCATCAGGTAAAATACTAGCTATGCGTCTAACTTCAGTCACAGAAGGTAAAAGCCGATCGCCTGCACCCGCAATTAACAACACTTGTTGAGTTAGGCGGCGTAACTGGCTGTCATCCACTGCAAATTCTCTTAATAAAGCCAACCGCCAGTTAACTGTTGCTGATGGTACAGAACGCATGGTTTTTAGCAGTTCGTGGCGATCGCTTCTAGTCATCCGTTCTAAGGATGCCAGAAACGGTAATAATCCCAATGCGCCGACATCATAAAAAGATTCTGGCACTAAGTATGTTATCTGGGATGCCCAATCTAAAAACGGACGCAGACGAAAAGCTGAGGCTGGATTAATCAAAATAATGCGTTTAAACAAATGCGATGCTTTGGTGGCTACTTTCATCGCCAAGCAGCCGCCAAATGATTCCCCGCACAGATACACTGGTCTTTGGGAACTTTTCTCTAATTCTGCATGAATTAAATCCAAGACATTTTTCGTTAATTCTTCCCATGTTGTCAGGTCTTTTCTGGGGATCGCCAAACAGCGCACATCAAAGCCAGCTTCTAACCCAGATGTTTGCGATCGCAACAACTCACCAGTGCCATCCATTCCCGGTAAATAAACAAACAATGGATACTCTGGCTGGACTCGTTTCGGAGTCAGAAAACAAGGCTTTAGCTCAACTTGT
This window of the Nostoc sp. HK-01 genome carries:
- a CDS encoding 3-oxoacyl-[acyl-carrier-protein] synthase III, which codes for MQKLGIAFTGSGSAVPETSLDNQALTALVETSDEWITTRTGIRQRRVSQPSDSLSSLAAAAGRRAIASAGIQATDIDLILLATSTPDDLFGTACKVQAELGATKAVAFDLTAACSGFVFGLVTAAQYLRTGVYQNVLLIGADILSRWVDWQDRRTCILFGDGAGAVVLQASESDRLLGFALKSDGTQNHYLNLGYAATAQEILPNINVSQGHYQPITMNGKEVYRFAVQKVPEIIDKALFEAHLTVDQIDWLILHQANQRILDAVAQRLGIPEQKVISNLANYGNTSAASIPLALDEAVQQGKIQPNNIIAASGFGAGLTWGAAIFQWGK
- a CDS encoding alpha/beta hydrolase fold protein — protein: MPQVELKPCFLTPKRVQPEYPLFVYLPGMDGTGELLRSQTSGLEAGFDVRCLAIPRKDLTTWEELTKNVLDLIHAELEKSSQRPVYLCGESFGGCLAMKVATKASHLFKRIILINPASAFRLRPFLDWASQITYLVPESFYDVGALGLLPFLASLERMTRSDRHELLKTMRSVPSATVNWRLALLREFAVDDSQLRRLTQQVLLIAGAGDRLLPSVTEVRRIASILPDAEVLVLPNSGHACLLEKDINLYEILKNNNFLETREHKVYKLQVKEVG
- a CDS encoding leucyl aminopeptidase, whose amino-acid sequence is MAAIQLSNQPLLEWAGDSLAIGLFEDAVELTGELATLNEKFAGILKEVIAEEEFTAKANSTVFTRVSGGGSVKKIILVGLGKPDVLKVDSLRRAAAAAAKVAKKQKSKTLGFSFPLWNNDPVATAQAIAEGVQLALYQDVRFKSEPDDKGSKVETVELLGFEGQEAAITRANQIVSGVILARELVAAPANAVTPITMAETAQAIAKDYGLQLQILEKEDCEKLGMGAFLGVALASDLPPKFIHLTYKPEGTPTKKLAIIGKGLTFDSGGLNIKGAGSGIETMKIDMGGAAATLGAAKAIAQLKPNAEVHFISAVTENMISGRAMHPGDILTASNGKTIEVNNTDAEGRLTLADALVYTDKLGLDAIVDLATLTGANVIALGEDIAGLYTPDDAIASQLETAAATSGEKIWRMPMEEKYFEGLKSGIADMKNTGPRPGGSITAALFLKQFVKDTPWAHIDIAGPVWADKENGYNGPGATGYGVRMLVDWILNQ
- a CDS encoding malonyl coenzyme A-acyl carrier protein transacylase, encoding MTKTVWVFPGQGSQALGMGMDLLDIPSAKEKFDQAEAILGWSVTDVCQNQEEKLAQTLYTQPCLYVVESILADLMRERGQQPDLVAGHSLGEYIALYVAGVFEWSAGLHLVKRRAELMDSAAGGMMAALMNFDKEQLDAVIAATPDVVLANDNSPAQVVISGTPDAVQAVMSQVKAKRAIPLKVSGAFHSHLMATAANEFQEILETVEFQPATVPVMSNVEPVPSTDAQILKQRLTQQMTGSVRWREISLQLPANNIEQVIEIGPGNVLTGLIKRTTSDLILKNVRNGAELPD
- the plsX gene encoding fatty acid/phospholipid synthesis protein PlsX — translated: MGSTCARIAIDAMGGDHAPKEIVAGALRASEELGVKVLLVGDPQQIKAVMPPKTTLERVEIVPAEEAIAMDEEPLNAVRRKRKASINVAMDLVKNQQADAVFSAGHSGAAMAAALLRLGRLPGIDRPAIGTVFPTIMAGKPVLILDVGANVDCRPKFLEQFAMMGSIYSQYVLGTDTPKVGLLNIGEEDTKGNEQALRAHQLLRDNSLINFVGNAEGRDVLSGEFDVIVCDGFVGNVLLKFAESLGGVILQILREELPQGLHGQIGTALLKPNLKRIKQRMDHAEHGGALLLGVAGVCFIGHGSSQAPSIFSAIRMAKEAVDNQVLERLHSQYEILQRGSG